The DNA sequence CCCCGATTAACGAGAAATGTCCTTGGTAAACCGTGTTTCCCTGCCCGAGGGTCACGCAAGTGCTTCGAACATCTAAATTTGATCTTTTTCTTCTGTTATATTTTTCTGTTACTAAATCATCCCAACCAAAGCAGACACGCCCATAACACTCGCCAACAACCATCCCAAGGCACTGAAGCCGTGGGTGGAGGGGGCTGAGCTGCTGCTAGAGTCAGAGCTTGAGCTGGAGGAGCTTCCGTTAGAGTAAACCTTCAAGCTGTTGATCTCAAACTGCAAAGGATGTATCAGAGGATATGTTGTGGGAAAGAAAAGGCATCAACTTACGTATGCAGTGTCGTAGTTGCTAGCGTTGAGCACATAGGTGGTGTAGCAAGTGTCCGAACCAGACAAAGCAGAGCAGCCGGTAGAAGCAAGGATACTAGATTGGCCAGCCCAGTCACCGCACTAACATATGGATTAACTTTGGTCAAGAAATGATGATTGGATAGACACGTACAAGAGTAATGTCAAAGACAAGAGATTGATCACCAAAGAACTTGGTAATGTCACAGGTGTCGGCACCCCAGTAAGCGCTGGGAGTACCCAGATTGCTGGTGTCAATCTCGTTATCGGCATTGCTGATAGAATCAGGAATATCGGAACGGCTAAAGAACCAAATGTAAATCCCAGACTCAGCGAGCTCGGTGACGAAGACACCACCTCCGGCGGCAGCGAAGGCGGCTCCATAAGAAGCAGCATTGGTATCAGTAACGCCACAGCCAGAGTTATCGTTGTCTTCGTAATAGCATGAAGTATCGTTAATGATACCGGAGAAGGAGGAACCTGAAGATCCTATGGAACATCTAACGATAGAGAGTAAGGTAGAGTATTAACGGAGAAGAGTGCATTGCCACTTACCCTTCTTCGGTATGCAAAGCCATCTGATTAGAGAACCCCATGTTCACGCCCTCAATAACATCGATTTCACCATCCTCAGGCCATGTCGCACCTGCACCATAGCTCCAGAATGCAGGCCAGACACTGCATCCATATGGTAAGTGGACGGCATCGAGAACCCATATGGATCCAACGGGGTAGCTGTCAGTAGAGGTGATTTTGACGGTATCTCTCTTGTAATTATACTGGACGGTGGAAGAATTGTCCACCCGGATGATGGCACTGCCATCAGACGTCACATATGTGAGCTCGGGAGTGGAAGTGGCTACGGATTTATTGGCAAACTGCCGCCAGTTGATCTCAGCAAATGTACCGCTTCGCGCAGGCATGACAAAGACTGGCGATTGAAAGACTCACGATAGCATCACCGTTGGTGGTATTGTCGTAGTGGCCATAGTAAGTCTGATTCCAAGCTTGTCAGTCAGCCAATCCAGCAGATAGAGCCTCCGTCGGGGAGTGGGCTTACCCATCGGTCAAAAAATGAGTCTCCTTGGTAAGTCCTGACAAGAGGGGTGGAGGCTTGAACTCCCACGCTCGTCAAAACCAGTCCCAATACCGTCGCTGCTGTCGATGAGATCATTTGCTTAATTTGGACGTGTTCTTCCTAGATTCTTTGGGGTTCAAAAGGTCAGCGGGGTAGGGTAAGATGGGCTGACTTGACAAGGAAGTCTTTCAAGGTGTAGTGATTGATGGAGGCGGCATGTCCTCGTATCACTTGGCGACCGTTCTATTATATAATCTTTTCCATACCGGCTTGCGCTAGCGCAGCAttcttgtcttttcacCCTTATCGAGTGATGTTTTGACGTCGACAACGCGACTACGCGACAGACCGCGGAATGAACGAGTAATAAAGGAATTTTTCGTGAAAACGTCAGTACAAGTCGAGAGGGGACACCGCATCTCCAAACTCctgaaaaaaaaaaagagcCGCGGTGGAAGCGACCGCCAACTCAGATGACCTGAATGACTGAATATTTTTATTAATATTGTTATTATTGCGGTGAAACCGGGGAAACTGGGAGATTGTGGAGGAATTACTTCGTCGGTTAAACAGGCTTTTGCTGCGAATCTCAGGGATTTTAGAGCCTGTGCGGCTCATAAAACATTTGGCCCagaaaagaagaggcagaggcGGCCAACGTGATAAATAATGCTTTTGACGAGGTCCGACCATTCAGCtgaaaaaaggaagaagaatgaagCAGCTGTCGGTTGGCGATGAATGGGAGGCTTGGCGGCCAAAAGTGGTGCAAAGTTTTGAACACTGGCCGGATTTACGGTTCCAGAGTCGAAACTAACGTGATGAGAAAGTAACGCTAAGATATCGATGATGGAACATGGGTACATCTTGCAATAATAAGGCATAGTCAAAGAAGACGAAGGCCCCTAAAGGCTGCAGCAGTGAAATAAACAACCTCCTTGAGGTTTAACCACTGCTGCTTGTTACTGCTGCTTCTTTACCCAGAATTCCGATTACTATGGATAAATATTACTGCAAGTGGGCATCAAGCAGATTGACTTCTGGATTCTCACTCGTTCAGCGAAGAGTATTTGATTTCTTCCTACTGCTGAGACGCGTGACAAGAGCGGGAGCGCCAAAAGCGCCTGCGTATGTAACACTTTAACATTGCAGTTGTAATGTTATGGAAGCCATAGGTTGTACAGTCTCGTAGAGAAAGTTCGCGTGTACGCGAAGACagttgttgttgctgctggCCTTTTTTAATGTTGTCTCGCTTCAAACGACGGCTTGATAGGAAAAGTTGGTGACGTTGGGACTTTTGAAGAAAGCCAAGACGGAACAAGCAGCAGAACTCCGCTTACCCACGATGTGCACCACATTATTCTGATTCCTGGGAATGATGTAATTTCCCGATCGAGTAATTTATGGCACGAACGTGCTTGGGGCTGGCTTGTGAGTGGCCACACAATTTTTATTCGCCTCCACTCACCGCTCAGCCGGGGGGCGACGATGCTCCACCACAAAAAATCTGGCAAATATATACCGCCCAGCCCCAGAtccccctcttcccatcACTCACACGACCACTCACACGACCATCCATTCTTGGCTCGCCGCAAATAGATTCGCTCCGTCCCGACAAAACCACGTTCCTTCGAGATTTAGCTGAAGAAGCATCCTTTCATCGAAGCTTCTGTGCGGTCATTGACCAAAATCAGCTCCAACTTTTTTTACAGGAAAATCAGCTCGTTGAAGCGTGACGTAGCTGCATATAGCAGTCTCTACATATAGAGCGTCGACAGCTCCACCTATCATTCTGCATCCCCTGTCACAACCCGTTTAGCAAACACCATGGCTCTCTCTTTCATTCTCCGTGGGGAGAACGATCAGACGCCTATGATCGCCCCTGGCGATGTTCCTTCTCCCACCATTATCTCTCTCACCAACACACCTGCCATCCCTCCTACCCAACCTTTGATTAACCCCCCCAACCCGTCCtctgatgatgatgacacACTTCCCCCATCACGATTCTCTCTCGACCCTGAGAAGCGAGATCCCCGACTCAGTAACCGGGAATTTGATCAGTCACATCCTTTATTTCAAGATCTCGCACCTGAAGACTCGTATCGCGACGGCGTGTATTGGGCGGATTTACCATTCaatgaaagaagaaaatggGTTGATTCGCAGAGCAATGAGGAGGCCAGGCGAGAGCTCAAGCATATCTGGCAGATGTTCAAGGAAGACCCTCTCAGTCCTTTGACAACCTACTGCAAGACTTATGTCATGGGAGGTTTTGGGTTGTTCACCGAAGGTTACACCCTGTTCTCCATCGGAAACTTGTCCGCTCTCTACAAGGCTGTTTGGCCACACTGCTGGAAAACCAATGAAGTTTGTAGCGCCAATTGGATTGCAGCTGTGAGTTTGTTGTATTTGCCGATTATAACTTGTCGCTGATGGAAAAAACAGGTCGACTACCTCCAGATCATTGGTATCATCGTGGGTCAGATTCTTGTCGGTATCGAAGGTGACTGGATCGGTCGTAAATTTGGTCTCGTTCAAGACGCGCTTGTCATGACTCGTCAGTCACTTCT is a window from the Cryptococcus gattii WM276 chromosome L, complete sequence genome containing:
- a CDS encoding Laminarinase, putative (Similar to TIGR gene model, INSD accession AAW45003.1); its protein translation is MISSTAATVLGLVLTSVGVQASTPLVRTYQGDSFFDRWTYYGHYDNTTNGDAIFANKSVATSTPELTYVTSDGSAIIRVDNSSTVQYNYKRDTVKITSTDSYPVGSIWVLDAVHLPYGCSVWPAFWSYGAGATWPEDGEIDVIEGVNMGFSNQMALHTEEGCSIGSSGSSFSGIINDTSCYYEDNDNSGCGVTDTNAASYGAAFAAAGGGVFVTELAESGIYIWFFSRSDIPDSISNADNEIDTSNLGTPSAYWGADTCDITKFFGDQSLVFDITLCGDWAGQSSILASTGCSALSGSDTCYTTYVLNASNYDTAYFEINSLKVYSNGSSSSSSSDSSSSSAPSTHGFSALGWLLASVMGVSALVGMI